A part of Gracilinanus agilis isolate LMUSP501 unplaced genomic scaffold, AgileGrace unplaced_scaffold52262, whole genome shotgun sequence genomic DNA contains:
- the LOC123255787 gene encoding ragulator complex protein LAMTOR5-like, giving the protein MEATLEQHLEDTMKNQSIMGVLCMDLRRGTLSNEHAEVISVLAQQAAKLTSDPTDIPIVCLESDNRNIMIQKRDGITVAVHKMASRPLRPILQTS; this is encoded by the coding sequence ATGGAGGCAACCCTGGAGCAGCACCTGGAAGACACGATGAAGAACCAGTCCATCATGGGTGTTCTGTGCATGGACTTGCGCCGTGGAACCCTGTCTAATGAACATGCTGAAGTGATCTCTGTCCTAGCCCAGCAAGCAGCTAAACTAACCTCTGATCCAACAGATATCCCTATAGTCTGTCTAGAGTCAGACAACAGGAATATAATGATCCAGAAACGAGATGGCATCACAGTGGCAGTACACAAAATGGCATCTCGACCTCTCAGACCTATTCTCCAAACAAGT